In Camelus ferus isolate YT-003-E chromosome 5, BCGSAC_Cfer_1.0, whole genome shotgun sequence, one genomic interval encodes:
- the MARS2 gene encoding methionine--tRNA ligase, mitochondrial, with the protein MLRIPAFRLLGRAGASRVSLLEDFSLRHYSSGALCVRDDTGDARAYFTTPIFYVNAAPHIGHLYSALLADALCRHHRLRVPSAAATRFSTGTDEHGLKIQQAAAAAGLAPSELCDRVSAQFQQLFREADISSTDFIRTTEARHRVAVQHFWRVLKARGLLYKGLYEGWYCASDECFLPEAKVTRQPGPSGDLCPVSLESGHPVSWTKEENYIFRLSQFREPLQRWLRGDPQAITPEPFHHAVLQWLEEELPDLSVSRRSSHLHWGIPVPGDDSQTIYVWLDALVNYLTVIGYPNAEFKSWWPTTSHIIGKDILKFHAIYWPALLLGAGINPPHRIYVHSHWTVCGQKMSKSLGNVVDPRTCLDRYTVDGFRYFLLRQGVPNWDCDYYDEKVVKLLDAELADSLGGLLNRCTANRINPSGTYPAFCTTCFPSEPGLGGASVRAQAEDYALVSAVTTLPKQVADHYDNFQIYKALEAVSTCVRQTNGFVQRHAPWKLNWESPVDAPWLGTVLHVALECLRIFGTLLQPVTPSLADKLLSRLGVSATERGLGELYFLPRFYGHPCPFEGRRLGPETGVLFPRLDQSRAWLVKAHKT; encoded by the coding sequence ATGCTGCGAATTCCTGCTTTTCGGCTGTTAGGACGCGCGGGGGCGAGTAGGGTCTCGCTCTTGGAGGACTTTAGCTTACGCCACTACAGTTCGGGCGCTCTCTGTGTCCGCGACGATACAGGCGACGCGCGCGCCTACTTCACGACACCCATTTTCTACGTGAACGCGGCGCCACACATCGGGCACCTGTACTCGGCACTGCTGGCGGACGCTCTGTGCCGCCACCATCGCCTCCGAGTTCCCAGCGCCGCTGCTACGCGATTCTCCACTGGGACGGACGAGCACGGCCTGAAGATTCAGCAGGCAGCAGCTGCTGCGGGCCTGGCCCCGTCCGAGCTATGCGACCGAGTGTCTGCCCAGTTCCAGCAGCTTTTCCGGGAGGCTGACATCTCCTCCACCGACTTCATCCGCACCACTGAGGCCCGACACCGGGTGGCTGTGCAGCATTTCTGGAGGGTGCTGAAGGCTCGAGGTCTTCTCTACAAGGGGCTCTATGAAGGTTGGTATTGCGCCTCCGACGAGTGCTTCCTGCCTGAAGCCAAGGTCACCAGGCAGCCGGGCCCGTCGGGGGATTTGTGTCCTGTATCTCTGGAGAGCGGGCATCCAGTCTCCTGGACCAAGGAAGAAAACTATATTTTCAGGCTTTCCCAGTTCCGGGAGCCTCTCCAGAGGTGGCTGCGGGGCGACCCCCAGGCAATCACCCCGGAGCCATTCCACCACGCAGTCCTTcagtggctggaggaggagctgccGGACCTATCCGTCTCTCGAAGGAGTAGCCACTTGCACTGGGGTATTCCAGTGCCCGGGGACGATTCGCAGACCATCTACGTGTGGCTGGATGCCTTGGTCAACTACCTTACTGTAATTGGCTACCCAAACGCTGAATTCAAATCTTGGTGGCCGACCACCTCTCATATCATAGGCAAGGACATTCTCAAATTCCATGCTATCTATTGGCCTGCCCTCCTCTTAGGGGCCGGTATAAACCCACCACACCGCATCTATGTCCACTCTCACTGGACGGTCTGTGGCCAAAAGATGTCTAAGAGCTTGGGCAATGTGGTGGATCCCAGGACTTGCCTTGATCGCTATACTGTGGATGGCTTTCGCTACTTTCTCCTTCGGCAGGGAGTCCCCAACTGGGACTGTGATTACTATGATGAAAAAGTTGTTAAGTTGTTGGATGCTGAGCTGGCAGACTCTTTAGGAGGGCTCTTGAACAGATGCACTGCCAACAGAATAAATCCTTCTGGGACCTATCCGGCTTTCTGCACTACCTGCTTCCCCAGTGAGCCAGGGTTGGGGGGGGCATCAGTTCGTGCTCAGGCAGAGGACTATGCTCTGGTGAGCGCAGTGACCACTTTGCCCAAGCAGGTAGCCGACCACTATGATAACTTTCAGATCTATAAGGCTCTGGAGGCAGTGTCCACCTGCGTCCGGCAAACTAATGGCTTTGTCCAAAGGCATGCACCATGGAAACTGAACTGGGAGAGCCCAGTAGATGCTCCCTGGCTGGGTACTGTGCTTCATGTGGCCTTGGAATGTTTGCGAATCTTTGGAACTTTGCTCCAGCCTGTCACCCCAAGCCTGGCTGACAAGCTTCTGTCTAGGTTAGGGGTCTCTGCCACAGAGAGGGGCCTTGGAGAGCTCTATTTCTTGCCTCGATTCTATGGACATCCATGCCCTTTtgaagggaggaggctgggacctGAAACTGGGGTCTTGTTTCCAAGACTGGACCAGTCCAGGGCCTGGCTGGTGAAAGCCCATAAGACCTAG